One stretch of Mangifera indica cultivar Alphonso chromosome 9, CATAS_Mindica_2.1, whole genome shotgun sequence DNA includes these proteins:
- the LOC123226502 gene encoding protein ROS1C-like isoform X1, producing MMMITPEKAGGGGATGLSENNGLDKQNCWIPETPVKSMERVYKGRIPGRRTDVVKSMEKIYKRRRPERVSRASEHQNSWIPGTIPKLIPRRLPENNQALNSEEKASMMSSGFPCLSTSGGFLDLKKSPVELTVPVPDVATSGGGLTDEHARDQLSWELNKILVDLNSLLEKTPARLMNSFNVAITITPETTNSTPPGAADCNLSEDSQNDRSIKKPEGWNFWYPPLWPNQHNPTSTSENLLKGAEKCASQDADVQLNAGHQNTQEDMNSKRRMPKLKPKKKKHRPRVVFDRKQKKPLPQPKTPKPVTPKKKKSRRKSNKNQSRDEKTVLATADPQPIECPVVSKEFECVELPTKKCELALNFNLENHLRNEKNSLADPQAEPQTEFECFSLRKEFEFDGHQFGEVLKFKGKNKRSKRRRRFLMIYLNKKKRSKRRRRLNTLFLLTFIKIKFPTKRNRLRRLPRKCSMSLLTAFPICNQLPKLPPKRAENENIQNSSLIYDLSEKQLPKLPSKQAENEDIQNSSFSYDPESEYVNFQGCASKYEEFLLTTKFTDVGSQEVLQADHTRIDYHNWQSDFWLGDKSNSLCVYPDILPEVEEVLPDQEVLQISQEISRGQIINQDLSQLGYPEYFFHGSPEILPSIGFQEILPGSRADPFMQKNTWSGCFQEFLQRNDNAVQKIDDAFWLPLQSKGSEALQQVNNGDIQDHSALVPYQRPVMLNNRKQSRKRKMKHDFNADGALVLYQESSKPKKLSAKVDLDEVSLKMWEQLEIGNGDEEKVDEEKWRKEREVMEGRIESFVARMHMILGDRRFKPWKGSVVDSVVGVYLTQNVSDNLSSNAYMSLASKFPLGSTFNGGSPESSGSNNMSSIGRVYDPQGNMYYVTELELKRTNTNVESTSKICSVEISASLTKLSQLLESLTLHGGDNILSPEEHLGDAYHEKKASTSKRTNEPKDAFESITLTYSNDHFEHSISTPSIGFADSNLQQSHGAPTKSQSTPRKKKKVEGPEPEDWEFMRKMYSSGEPRSIDYMDSVDWEAVRCADVSDIAEAIQDRGQHNVIAGRIKDFLNRMVQTHNCIDLEWLRNAPPDKVKKYLLEIPGLGLKSVECVRLLSLQHVAFPVDTNVARIAVRLGWVPIQPLPEQMQIHLLEQYPVMDHIQKYLWPRLCHLDQRTLYELHYQLITFGKVFCTKRNPHCSACPLRGECKHFASAFASARLALPGPLEKRMVKSKFNNVFAENPPIIVNPMRTQLLHFGGFSYVSSGLTLENQENNCEAITFENQHNNCEPIIEEPPSPERHHIESSYPIESSYNMDTFCIGDIEDVPTIRMQERKFQENLQNFMKINNIVFQDSKALVALTAEAASISIQKLKTVDRLRTEHLVYVLPDNHELLQGFERRLDDDPCPYLLAIWSPGETPNSIEPPKTRCNFNGYNLCDDQTCYNCNRIREENADIVRGTILIPCLTANRGRFPLNGTYFQVNEVFADHETSERPINVPSRMIANLTKQIAYFGSTASHISKALDMESIQRCFWRGFICVRGFDRRSRAPRPLLERFHCSPSKIVEKKKQRDEGKEGNKV from the exons atgatgatgatcacGCCGGAGAAGGCTGGCGGGGGAGGGGCAACCGGCCTGTCAGAAAATAATGGGTTGGATAAACAGAATTGTTGGATTCCAGAGACTCCTGTGAAGTCAATGGAGAGGGTTTACAAAGGGAGGATTCCAGGGAGAAGGACTGATGTTGTGAAGTCAATGGAGAAGATTTACAAGAGGAGGCGACCAGAACGTGTTTCCAGGGCGTCAGAACATCAGAATTCTTGGATTCCGGGGACTATTCCAAAGCTTATTCCGAGAAGGCTTCCGGAAAACAATCAAGCCCTGAATTCGGAAGAAAAGGCATCAATGATGAGTTCAGGTTTTCCTTGTCTATCGACTTCTGGTGGatttttagatttgaaaaaaagCCCTGTTGAGTTGACAGTGCCAGTGCCAGATGTTGCTACTTCAGGTGGGGGCTTGACTGATGAACATGCAAGGGATCAATTGTCTTGGGAGTTGAATAAAATTcttgttgatttaaattcacTACTAGAGAAAACTCCTGCCAGGCTCATGAATTCTTTCAATGTGGCTATAACAATTACTCCTGAAACAACAAATTCAACGCCACCAGGTGCTGCTGACTGCAATTTGTCTGAGGATTCCCAGAATGACAGAAGCATAAAAAAACCCGAAGGCTGGAACTTTTGGTACCCTCCTCTCTGGCCCAATCAGCATAATCCAACAAGCACCTCAGAAAACTTGCTTAAGGGTGCAGAAAAATGTGCATCTCAAG ATGCAGATGTTCAACTGAATGCTGGTCACCAGAATACACAAGAGGATATGAACTCCAAGAGGAGAATGCCAAAACTAaaaccaaagaagaagaaacatagACCAAGAGTGGTTTTCGATCGAAAACAGAAGAAACCTCTACCACAACCAAAGACACCAAAGCCTGTAactccaaaaaagaaaaaatcaagaAGAAAGAGTAACAAAAATCAGTCGAGAGATGAAAAAACTGTTCTGGCAACAGCTGATCCTCAACCAATCGAATGTCCAGTTGTTAGCAAAGAATTCGAGTGTGTTGAACTTCCTACTAAGAAATGTGAATTGGCTTTGAACTTCAACTTGGAAAATCATttgagaaatgaaaagaattCCCTGGCAGATCCTCAAGCTGAGcctcaaactgaatttgaatgttttagtcttagaaaagaatttgaatttgatggcCATCAATTTGGAGAAGTTCTCAAATTCAAAGGGAAGAATAAAAGGAGCAAGAGGAGGAGGCGGTTCTTAATGATATacctaaataaaaagaaaagaagtaagAGGAGACGAAGATTGAATACATTATTCCTCCTtacttttatcaaaataaaatttccaaCAAAACGAAATAGATTGAGGAGATTGCCTAGGAAATGCTCCATGTCTTTATTAACAGCCTTTCCTATATGTAACCAGCTGCCAAAGCTTCCTCCCAAGCGAGCAGAAAATGAAAACATCCAAAATAGTTCACTCATTTATGACCTTTCTGAGAAACAGCTGCCAAAGCTTCCTTCCAAGCAAGCGGAAAATGAAGACATTCAAAATAGTTCATTTAGTTATGACCCTGAATCTGAATATGTAAACTTTCAAGGGTGCGCATCAAAATATGAGGAGTTCCTGCTCACCACCAAATTTACAG ATGTAGGCTCTCAGGAAGTTTTGCAGGCAGATCATACAAGAATTGATTATCATAACTGGCAAAGCGATTTTTGGCTTGGGGACAAATCAAATAGTTTATGTGTATATCCTGACATCTTACCTGAGGTAGAAGAGGTCTTACCTGATCAGGAAGTCTTACAGATTTCCCAAGAAATCTCACGGGGACAGATAATTAATCAGGATTTGTCACAGTTGGGTTATCCTGAATATTTTTTCCATGGCTCTCCGGAAATCTTACCAAGCATTGGTTTCCAGGAAATCCTGCCAGGATCGAGAGCTGATCCTTTTATGCAGAAAAACACATGGAGTG GTTGTTTTCAGGAGTTTTTACAAAGAAATGATAATGCAGTTCAAAAAATTGATGATGCTTTCTGGTTGCCTCTACAATCAAAAG GTTCAGAAGCCCTACAACAAGTTAACAATGGTGACATACAAGATCATAGTGCATTAGTCCCTTATCAAAGGCCAGTCATGCTTAATAACAGAAAGCAGTCTAGGAAGCGTAAAATGAAGCATGATTTTAATGCAGATGGTGCACTAGTTTTGTATCAAGAGAGTTCTAAGCCTAAAAAGCTATCAGCAAAAGTTGATCTTGATGAAGTCTCATTGAAGATGTGGGAGCAGTTGGAAATAGGTAATGGTGATGAGGAAAAAGTGGATGAGGAAAAgtggagaaaagaaagagaagttaTGGAAGGAAGAATTGAGTCATTTGTTGCTCGCATGCATATGATTCTAG GTGATAGACGTTTTAAGCCATGGAAAGGTTCGGTTGTGGATTCTGTGGTTGGAGTTTATTTAACTCAAAATGTTTCCGACAATCTCtcaag CAATGCTTATATGTCACTTGCTTCAAAGTTTCCCCTTGGATCAACTTTCAATGGTGGATCTCCAGAGTCAAGTGGAagtaataatatgtcatcaattgGGAGAGTTTATGATCCACAGGGTAACATGTATTATGTTACTGAGCTTGAATTAAAGAGGACTAATACAAATGTTGAATCTACAAGTAAAATCTGTAGCGTGGAAATCTCTGCTTCTTTAACAAAGTTATCACAACTTCTGGAAAGTTTGACGTTACACGGTGGAGACAATATTTTATCCCCTGAAGAGCACCTAGGAGATGCATATCATGAAAAAAAGGCATCAACCTCAAAAAGAACAAATGAACCAAAAGATGCCTTTGAATCCATCACTTTAACATATTCGAATGATCATTTTGAACACTCGATTTCTACTCCTTCTATTGGTTTTGCAGATTCTAATTTGCAACAATCTCATGGTGCTCCTACCAAATCACAATCTACcccaaggaaaaagaaaaaggttgaaGGACCTGAACCAGAAGACTGGGAATTTATGAGAAAGATGTATTCAAGTGGTGAACCAAGAAGTATAGATTATATGGATTCTGTGGATTGGGAAGCAGTTCGGTGCGCAGATGTTAGTGATATTGCTGAAGCCATCCAAGATCGTGGTCAACACAATGTAATTGCAGGAAGAATCaag GACTTCCTTAATAGAATGGTTCAAACTCATAATTGCATTGACCTTGAATGGCTTCGAAATGCTCCACCTGATAAAGTGAA GAAGTATTTGCTGGAAATACCGGGATTAGGGTTAAAGAGTGTGGAATGTGTCCGACTTTTGTCACTTCAACATGTCGCTTTCCCT gttgACACAAATGTTGCACGCATAGCTGTGCGTCTTGGCTGGGTTCCTATCCAACCATTGCCAGAACAAATGCAAATACATCTTTTAGAACA GTACCCAGTCATGGATCACATCCAAAAATATCTTTGGCCACGGTTATGTCATCTTGATCAAAGAACATT GTATGAACTACACTATCAGTTGATCACTTTTGGTAAG GTCTTTTGTACAAAGAGGAATCCACATTGCAGCGCTTGTCCATTGAGAGGAGAGTGTAAACATTTTGCTAGTGCATTTGCAAg TGCAAGACTTGCATTACCAGGGCCATTAGAGAAACGAATGGtgaaatcaaaattcaacaatgTATTCGCTGAAAATCCTCCCATCATTGTCAACCCAATGCGAACCCAGCTCTTACATTTTGGTGGTTTTAGTTATGTTTCCAGTGGTTTAACTCTTGAGAACCAAGAGAATAATTGTGAAGCTATCACTTTTGAGAATCAACACAATAATTGTGAACCTATCATTGAAGAGCCACCATCACCTGAGCGACATCATATAGAATCTTCATACCCTATAGAATCTTCCTATAATATGGATACTTTTTGCATTGGGGATATTGAAGATGTCCCTACCATTAGAATGCAGGAGAGGAAATTCcaagaaaatttacaaaatttcatgaaaataaataatatcgtGTTTCAAGATTCTAAAGCTTTAGTTGCTTTGACGGCAGAAGCTGCTTCTATTTCAATACAAAAACTAAAGACTGTTGACCGATTGCGGACAGAGCACTTAGT TTATGTACTCCCAGATAATCATGAGCTTCTGCAAGGG TTTGAGAGACGATTAGATGATGATCCCTGCCCATATCTTCTTGCTATATGGTCACCGG GTGAAACACCTAATTCAATCGAACCACCTAAGACTAGATGCAATTTCAATGGGTATAACTTGTGTGATGACCAAACATGTTATAATTGTAATAGAATTAGGGAAGAAAATGCTGACATTGTTCGTGGAACAATTCTG ATACCTTGTTTGACTGCAAATAGAGGTAGATTTCCACTTAATGGAACTTACTTTCAAGTCAATGAG GTATTTGCCGATCATGAAACCAGTGAGCGGCCAATTAATGTTCCCAGTAGGATGATAGCTAATCTAACAAAGCAAATTGCTTATTTTGGATCCACAGCTTCACATATATCAAAAG CTTTAGATATGGAGAGCATTCAAAGATGCTTTTGGAGAG GGTTTATATGTGTGAGAGGATTTGATCGAAGATCTCGTGCTCCTAGACCTCTTTTAGAAAGATTTCACTGTTCACCAagtaaaattgttgaaaagaaaaaacagaggGATGAAGGTAAGGAAGGAAACAAAGtgtaa
- the LOC123226502 gene encoding protein ROS1C-like isoform X2, producing MMMITPEKAGGGGATGLSENNGLDKQNCWIPETPVKSMERVYKGRIPGRRTDVVKSMEKIYKRRRPERVSRASEHQNSWIPGTIPKLIPRRLPENNQALNSEEKASMMSSGFPCLSTSGGFLDLKKSPVELTVPVPDVATSGGGLTDEHARDQLSWELNKILVDLNSLLEKTPARLMNSFNVAITITPETTNSTPPGAADCNLSEDSQNDRSIKKPEGWNFWYPPLWPNQHNPTSTSENLLKGAEKCASQDVQLNAGHQNTQEDMNSKRRMPKLKPKKKKHRPRVVFDRKQKKPLPQPKTPKPVTPKKKKSRRKSNKNQSRDEKTVLATADPQPIECPVVSKEFECVELPTKKCELALNFNLENHLRNEKNSLADPQAEPQTEFECFSLRKEFEFDGHQFGEVLKFKGKNKRSKRRRRFLMIYLNKKKRSKRRRRLNTLFLLTFIKIKFPTKRNRLRRLPRKCSMSLLTAFPICNQLPKLPPKRAENENIQNSSLIYDLSEKQLPKLPSKQAENEDIQNSSFSYDPESEYVNFQGCASKYEEFLLTTKFTDVGSQEVLQADHTRIDYHNWQSDFWLGDKSNSLCVYPDILPEVEEVLPDQEVLQISQEISRGQIINQDLSQLGYPEYFFHGSPEILPSIGFQEILPGSRADPFMQKNTWSGCFQEFLQRNDNAVQKIDDAFWLPLQSKGSEALQQVNNGDIQDHSALVPYQRPVMLNNRKQSRKRKMKHDFNADGALVLYQESSKPKKLSAKVDLDEVSLKMWEQLEIGNGDEEKVDEEKWRKEREVMEGRIESFVARMHMILGDRRFKPWKGSVVDSVVGVYLTQNVSDNLSSNAYMSLASKFPLGSTFNGGSPESSGSNNMSSIGRVYDPQGNMYYVTELELKRTNTNVESTSKICSVEISASLTKLSQLLESLTLHGGDNILSPEEHLGDAYHEKKASTSKRTNEPKDAFESITLTYSNDHFEHSISTPSIGFADSNLQQSHGAPTKSQSTPRKKKKVEGPEPEDWEFMRKMYSSGEPRSIDYMDSVDWEAVRCADVSDIAEAIQDRGQHNVIAGRIKDFLNRMVQTHNCIDLEWLRNAPPDKVKKYLLEIPGLGLKSVECVRLLSLQHVAFPVDTNVARIAVRLGWVPIQPLPEQMQIHLLEQYPVMDHIQKYLWPRLCHLDQRTLYELHYQLITFGKVFCTKRNPHCSACPLRGECKHFASAFASARLALPGPLEKRMVKSKFNNVFAENPPIIVNPMRTQLLHFGGFSYVSSGLTLENQENNCEAITFENQHNNCEPIIEEPPSPERHHIESSYPIESSYNMDTFCIGDIEDVPTIRMQERKFQENLQNFMKINNIVFQDSKALVALTAEAASISIQKLKTVDRLRTEHLVYVLPDNHELLQGFERRLDDDPCPYLLAIWSPGETPNSIEPPKTRCNFNGYNLCDDQTCYNCNRIREENADIVRGTILIPCLTANRGRFPLNGTYFQVNEVFADHETSERPINVPSRMIANLTKQIAYFGSTASHISKALDMESIQRCFWRGFICVRGFDRRSRAPRPLLERFHCSPSKIVEKKKQRDEGKEGNKV from the exons atgatgatgatcacGCCGGAGAAGGCTGGCGGGGGAGGGGCAACCGGCCTGTCAGAAAATAATGGGTTGGATAAACAGAATTGTTGGATTCCAGAGACTCCTGTGAAGTCAATGGAGAGGGTTTACAAAGGGAGGATTCCAGGGAGAAGGACTGATGTTGTGAAGTCAATGGAGAAGATTTACAAGAGGAGGCGACCAGAACGTGTTTCCAGGGCGTCAGAACATCAGAATTCTTGGATTCCGGGGACTATTCCAAAGCTTATTCCGAGAAGGCTTCCGGAAAACAATCAAGCCCTGAATTCGGAAGAAAAGGCATCAATGATGAGTTCAGGTTTTCCTTGTCTATCGACTTCTGGTGGatttttagatttgaaaaaaagCCCTGTTGAGTTGACAGTGCCAGTGCCAGATGTTGCTACTTCAGGTGGGGGCTTGACTGATGAACATGCAAGGGATCAATTGTCTTGGGAGTTGAATAAAATTcttgttgatttaaattcacTACTAGAGAAAACTCCTGCCAGGCTCATGAATTCTTTCAATGTGGCTATAACAATTACTCCTGAAACAACAAATTCAACGCCACCAGGTGCTGCTGACTGCAATTTGTCTGAGGATTCCCAGAATGACAGAAGCATAAAAAAACCCGAAGGCTGGAACTTTTGGTACCCTCCTCTCTGGCCCAATCAGCATAATCCAACAAGCACCTCAGAAAACTTGCTTAAGGGTGCAGAAAAATGTGCATCTCAAG ATGTTCAACTGAATGCTGGTCACCAGAATACACAAGAGGATATGAACTCCAAGAGGAGAATGCCAAAACTAaaaccaaagaagaagaaacatagACCAAGAGTGGTTTTCGATCGAAAACAGAAGAAACCTCTACCACAACCAAAGACACCAAAGCCTGTAactccaaaaaagaaaaaatcaagaAGAAAGAGTAACAAAAATCAGTCGAGAGATGAAAAAACTGTTCTGGCAACAGCTGATCCTCAACCAATCGAATGTCCAGTTGTTAGCAAAGAATTCGAGTGTGTTGAACTTCCTACTAAGAAATGTGAATTGGCTTTGAACTTCAACTTGGAAAATCATttgagaaatgaaaagaattCCCTGGCAGATCCTCAAGCTGAGcctcaaactgaatttgaatgttttagtcttagaaaagaatttgaatttgatggcCATCAATTTGGAGAAGTTCTCAAATTCAAAGGGAAGAATAAAAGGAGCAAGAGGAGGAGGCGGTTCTTAATGATATacctaaataaaaagaaaagaagtaagAGGAGACGAAGATTGAATACATTATTCCTCCTtacttttatcaaaataaaatttccaaCAAAACGAAATAGATTGAGGAGATTGCCTAGGAAATGCTCCATGTCTTTATTAACAGCCTTTCCTATATGTAACCAGCTGCCAAAGCTTCCTCCCAAGCGAGCAGAAAATGAAAACATCCAAAATAGTTCACTCATTTATGACCTTTCTGAGAAACAGCTGCCAAAGCTTCCTTCCAAGCAAGCGGAAAATGAAGACATTCAAAATAGTTCATTTAGTTATGACCCTGAATCTGAATATGTAAACTTTCAAGGGTGCGCATCAAAATATGAGGAGTTCCTGCTCACCACCAAATTTACAG ATGTAGGCTCTCAGGAAGTTTTGCAGGCAGATCATACAAGAATTGATTATCATAACTGGCAAAGCGATTTTTGGCTTGGGGACAAATCAAATAGTTTATGTGTATATCCTGACATCTTACCTGAGGTAGAAGAGGTCTTACCTGATCAGGAAGTCTTACAGATTTCCCAAGAAATCTCACGGGGACAGATAATTAATCAGGATTTGTCACAGTTGGGTTATCCTGAATATTTTTTCCATGGCTCTCCGGAAATCTTACCAAGCATTGGTTTCCAGGAAATCCTGCCAGGATCGAGAGCTGATCCTTTTATGCAGAAAAACACATGGAGTG GTTGTTTTCAGGAGTTTTTACAAAGAAATGATAATGCAGTTCAAAAAATTGATGATGCTTTCTGGTTGCCTCTACAATCAAAAG GTTCAGAAGCCCTACAACAAGTTAACAATGGTGACATACAAGATCATAGTGCATTAGTCCCTTATCAAAGGCCAGTCATGCTTAATAACAGAAAGCAGTCTAGGAAGCGTAAAATGAAGCATGATTTTAATGCAGATGGTGCACTAGTTTTGTATCAAGAGAGTTCTAAGCCTAAAAAGCTATCAGCAAAAGTTGATCTTGATGAAGTCTCATTGAAGATGTGGGAGCAGTTGGAAATAGGTAATGGTGATGAGGAAAAAGTGGATGAGGAAAAgtggagaaaagaaagagaagttaTGGAAGGAAGAATTGAGTCATTTGTTGCTCGCATGCATATGATTCTAG GTGATAGACGTTTTAAGCCATGGAAAGGTTCGGTTGTGGATTCTGTGGTTGGAGTTTATTTAACTCAAAATGTTTCCGACAATCTCtcaag CAATGCTTATATGTCACTTGCTTCAAAGTTTCCCCTTGGATCAACTTTCAATGGTGGATCTCCAGAGTCAAGTGGAagtaataatatgtcatcaattgGGAGAGTTTATGATCCACAGGGTAACATGTATTATGTTACTGAGCTTGAATTAAAGAGGACTAATACAAATGTTGAATCTACAAGTAAAATCTGTAGCGTGGAAATCTCTGCTTCTTTAACAAAGTTATCACAACTTCTGGAAAGTTTGACGTTACACGGTGGAGACAATATTTTATCCCCTGAAGAGCACCTAGGAGATGCATATCATGAAAAAAAGGCATCAACCTCAAAAAGAACAAATGAACCAAAAGATGCCTTTGAATCCATCACTTTAACATATTCGAATGATCATTTTGAACACTCGATTTCTACTCCTTCTATTGGTTTTGCAGATTCTAATTTGCAACAATCTCATGGTGCTCCTACCAAATCACAATCTACcccaaggaaaaagaaaaaggttgaaGGACCTGAACCAGAAGACTGGGAATTTATGAGAAAGATGTATTCAAGTGGTGAACCAAGAAGTATAGATTATATGGATTCTGTGGATTGGGAAGCAGTTCGGTGCGCAGATGTTAGTGATATTGCTGAAGCCATCCAAGATCGTGGTCAACACAATGTAATTGCAGGAAGAATCaag GACTTCCTTAATAGAATGGTTCAAACTCATAATTGCATTGACCTTGAATGGCTTCGAAATGCTCCACCTGATAAAGTGAA GAAGTATTTGCTGGAAATACCGGGATTAGGGTTAAAGAGTGTGGAATGTGTCCGACTTTTGTCACTTCAACATGTCGCTTTCCCT gttgACACAAATGTTGCACGCATAGCTGTGCGTCTTGGCTGGGTTCCTATCCAACCATTGCCAGAACAAATGCAAATACATCTTTTAGAACA GTACCCAGTCATGGATCACATCCAAAAATATCTTTGGCCACGGTTATGTCATCTTGATCAAAGAACATT GTATGAACTACACTATCAGTTGATCACTTTTGGTAAG GTCTTTTGTACAAAGAGGAATCCACATTGCAGCGCTTGTCCATTGAGAGGAGAGTGTAAACATTTTGCTAGTGCATTTGCAAg TGCAAGACTTGCATTACCAGGGCCATTAGAGAAACGAATGGtgaaatcaaaattcaacaatgTATTCGCTGAAAATCCTCCCATCATTGTCAACCCAATGCGAACCCAGCTCTTACATTTTGGTGGTTTTAGTTATGTTTCCAGTGGTTTAACTCTTGAGAACCAAGAGAATAATTGTGAAGCTATCACTTTTGAGAATCAACACAATAATTGTGAACCTATCATTGAAGAGCCACCATCACCTGAGCGACATCATATAGAATCTTCATACCCTATAGAATCTTCCTATAATATGGATACTTTTTGCATTGGGGATATTGAAGATGTCCCTACCATTAGAATGCAGGAGAGGAAATTCcaagaaaatttacaaaatttcatgaaaataaataatatcgtGTTTCAAGATTCTAAAGCTTTAGTTGCTTTGACGGCAGAAGCTGCTTCTATTTCAATACAAAAACTAAAGACTGTTGACCGATTGCGGACAGAGCACTTAGT TTATGTACTCCCAGATAATCATGAGCTTCTGCAAGGG TTTGAGAGACGATTAGATGATGATCCCTGCCCATATCTTCTTGCTATATGGTCACCGG GTGAAACACCTAATTCAATCGAACCACCTAAGACTAGATGCAATTTCAATGGGTATAACTTGTGTGATGACCAAACATGTTATAATTGTAATAGAATTAGGGAAGAAAATGCTGACATTGTTCGTGGAACAATTCTG ATACCTTGTTTGACTGCAAATAGAGGTAGATTTCCACTTAATGGAACTTACTTTCAAGTCAATGAG GTATTTGCCGATCATGAAACCAGTGAGCGGCCAATTAATGTTCCCAGTAGGATGATAGCTAATCTAACAAAGCAAATTGCTTATTTTGGATCCACAGCTTCACATATATCAAAAG CTTTAGATATGGAGAGCATTCAAAGATGCTTTTGGAGAG GGTTTATATGTGTGAGAGGATTTGATCGAAGATCTCGTGCTCCTAGACCTCTTTTAGAAAGATTTCACTGTTCACCAagtaaaattgttgaaaagaaaaaacagaggGATGAAGGTAAGGAAGGAAACAAAGtgtaa
- the LOC123224792 gene encoding uncharacterized protein At4g22758-like → MPTSKSKRRGQEQSRKGISEKSMSFHGRPPTMIVAEKQLRRPKTLPDLLPDRSLVSLSPENKPLLTKLLLNVTVQGSVGAVQVIMSSENTVADLVAAAVKQCVKECRRPILPTADPSSFDLHYSQFSLESLERDKKLWELGSRNFFLCRRKGEVESEASTSSSTCSKEAEKVNKGGTPWLKFMGF, encoded by the exons ATGCCGACATCTAAGAGTAAACGGAGGGGACAAGAGCAGAGCCGGAAAGGAATCTCGGAAAAATCGATGTCGTTTCACGGGAGACCGCCAACCATGATCGTGGCAGAGAAACAGTTGAGAAGGCCAAAGACGTTACCTGATTTGCTTCCGGATAGGAGCCTCGTCAGTTTGTCGCCGGAGAATAAGCCGTTGTTAACGAAGCTGCTGTTAAACGTTACGGTTCAGGGAAGCGTAGGTGCCGTACAAGTCATTATGTCATCGGAAAACACAGTCGCCGACCTGGTCGCCGCCGCCGTGAAGCAGTGCGTCAAAGAATGCCGGCGACCGATCTTGCCGACCGCCGATCCGTCCAGCTTCGACCTCCATTATTCACAGTTTAGCTTAGAAA GCTTGGAAAGAGACAAGAAATTGTGGGAACTTGGATCCAGAAACTTCTTTCTGTGTCGAAGAAAAGGTGAAGTGGAGAGTGAAGCATCGACGTCGTCTTCAACATGTTCAAAGGAGGCAGAAAAGGTTAACAAGGGAGGGACTCCTTGGCTCAAGTTCATGGGTTTCTAG